From Rhodohalobacter mucosus:
CGTCTTGAAAGATCAATGACGCGATCGCCCACATAAGGTCCGCGGTCATTGATTCTGACGACAACCGAACGCCCGTTCTCCACATTTTCAACCTGAACAACCGTATTGAACGGCAGTGTACGGTGCGCAGCGGTGAGGTCGTTCATGTTGAAGGTTTCGCCGTTGGCCGTCAGCTTGCCATGAAAATTGGGCCCGTACCAGCTTGCCGTTCCCGATTGTATTTCCCTAGCAGTTTCCAGTTCTGAAGCGCTCAGAGCGGGTGCGTCAGGAGTTGAGGATGGCGCAGTAGTCCGTATCACACCGCATGAAGAGAGAAGAAATGCGATGGACAACGCAGATAAAATCCGGACAATAACAGATGCGGAGTTCATAACCGGGGAATTTTACAGTGTTTTTTGTAGATGATTCAGGGAATGTACAACATCCGCCGTATAAGTGAAATATCTGACGTCGTGTTTTCCAGGGTTTAATTGATCAAATACCTGATAGTGCATTTCTTATATTTCGCTCTTTATAAACCCCATTACAGGCATGAACCTCACCATTACCCTCATTGCACTGAACGTTATCGTTTCACTGAGTGCGCTCTATCTGGATCAACGAATATTTGAGAAGGGCCTGCTGCGCCCCTATCGCACCCTGCGCAGTCAGACCTGGTACGAAATGATCACATCGGGATTTCTGCATGCCAATTTCAGTCATCTGCTGGTGAATATGTTTGTACTTTTCTTTTTCGGTATTGTGATAGAGCAGACGCTCGGCCCGGTTCATTTTCTGGCCCTTTATTTCAGCTCCCTGATCATATCATCCGCCCCCTCGCTGATCCGCCACCGGGACAATCCAAACTATGCAACCGTTGGAGCTTCGGGAGCCGTACAGAGCGTTCTGTTCAGCTACATATTTATCTTTCCTACTGAGAAGATCATGCTGATTCTGCTTCCGATCCCTATTCCGGCATGGGTGTTCGGGATTCTATTTGTGCTGTACAGCGTATATGAAGGAAAACGGAAAACAGGCAATGTAAATCACGAAGCACATATTGCGGGTGCATTCTGGGGTGTGGTGTATATGGTTCTCTTTGTCCCCAACAGCGTAGATCATATTTTGACGGTATTCGGGCTGCTTTAGCAGCCGGGCACCTGCTTTCCGCCGCCTTCAGCCTTTACAGGCTGACGGCTTCAGATACTATTTATCCGTTCTTTTTTCTGAACTCACTCATAAATTCCACCAGTGCCTGCACACTTTCGGTTGGACAGGCATTGTAGATGCTGGCACGAATACCTCCCACGCTGCGGTGGCCTTTCAGTGCAACGAGATCCTCTTTTGCTGCTTCTGTGAGAAACAGTTTTTCCAGGTCTTCATTGTCCATTCGGAATGTTACATTCATGAGAGAGCGCGATTCTTTTTCAACCGTTCCACGGTAAAAATCATCTTTATCAATTTCTCCGTATAGAGAATCAGCTTTTTGGCGGTTTATTTTTTCGAAATAACTGATCCCTCCCTTTTCGATAATCCACTCAAGCACGAGATTTACCATATATACGGCAAAAACGGGTGGTGTATTAAAGAGTTTTGCAGTGTGGGTTTTATAATTCAGAATAGTGGGTATAGCTTCGGGCCGCTGGCGTTCCAGGAAGGATGTACGAATCATAACCACAGTTACTCCTGCGGGCCCCAGATTTTTTTGAGCTCCGGCGTAAATAAGGCCATACTTGTCGAGGTCGAGTGACCGTGATAAAAAGTCGGATGAGGCATCGCAGACAAGTGGTGCTCCGCCCGAAGCAGGTTCGGATCTGAACTGGGTGCCGAAAATTGTATTGTTGCTTGTAAAGTGGGTATAAACGGATTCATCTGTGAAAGTAAGTTCGGAATTGGACGGAATATGAGTGTATCCGCTCTCTTTGCCCGAGAAGGAGGTATGAACGCTTCCATAGTGTTTCGCCTCCTTGATCGCTTTGGCAGACCAGGTGCCTGTATCAATATAATTGGCTGTCCTCTCACTGTTTAAAAAGTTATGGGCGGACATCATGAACTGTGAACTAGCACCACCCTGAAGAAACAGCACGTGCCATTCGTCGCCGGCACCGAGAATCTTTTTCAATCTGGTTACCGCCTGTTCGTTTACCTCAGTGTACTGTGGGCTCCGGTGGCTCATCTCAATGATGGACGCGCCGCTGTCACGGTAGTCCAGTAATTCTTCCTGTGCTTTCATGAGTACAGAAAGAGGAAGAGTTGCCGGGCCTGCACTAAAGTTATGCACTCGTTTCATAGTGATCTCCTATTTTTATTTAAAAAGTATGTACGATGAATCCGGATTTAATTTTGGGTTCGAACCATGTTGACTTGGGCGGCATCAGCTCTCCGTTATCGGATACGTCCACCAATTCCTGTATGGAAGTGGGGTACATGCTGAAAGCCAGGTCTGCCTTGCCTGAATCGACTCGCTGCCTCAGCTCCGCCGTGCCGCGAATACCCCCTACAAAACGGATGTTTTCATCTGTCCGCGGGTTTTCGATCCCGAAAATTGGGTTCAGGACGAAATTCTGCAGTCTTGCAGCGTCCAATGAATCCACGGTTGCACCGGAAGCAGCTTCTGGAAGCTTTATTTCATACCATGTTCCCTTATAATAGATACAAACGATACCTTTTTCGCCGGGTGCTTCGGCCTCTGAAGGTTTCAGGATAAATTCATTTTCGAGCGCTGTCCATTGATCGTCAGTTACTTTTACGATAAGCCTGTTGTATGGCAGTATCTGCATTTCCTTCATCGGAAAGAGCACGACGGGAAAGTATTCCGACTCACCTTCGCCGGGAAAAATGCCCTTTTTATTTCTTAGCTGTTCGGCCACTCTTGATGCACTTTTGCAACGGTGATGTCCGTCAGCTACATAAAAATGTGCAATGCGGGAAAATTGTTCTACAAAATCGGCTGTGGTATGGGTTTTCCAGATCCTGTGCACTACTCCGCCTTCACCCTGATGCTCAATTATTGGTGAATTGGTAATCATCACTTTTTCAATCTGAAAGGAAATATCTTCTGTGTCCTGAAACGTAAGCATCACAGGTTCGGCATGCGCACTTTGTGTAAGGATGTGACGAGTCCGGTCATCCTCCTTGTCAGGTCGAGTTAGTTCATGTTTCAGAATCACATCGTTATCATAATCCTGAACGGAAGCGCAGGTAAAAACGCCGGTTTGAGTATGAGAACCCGCTTCAAGCTGGTAAATATAAATTGCCGGTTTTTGATCCTGATAAAAAAGGTTTGAATCCAGTAAGTTTTTCAGATTTTCCGCACCTTTTTCATATACACGGTCATCATTAAAGGCGACATCTTCAGGCAGGTCAATTTCCGGCCTGATTACATGAAGAAAGCTGTTTGGTTTACCATGAGCCATTTCACGGGCTTCGTCGGTACTGATCACGTCATAAGGAACACAGGCAACTTCGTCGGTATGCTCAGGACGCGGAAGCCAGCCCTTGAAGGGATGAATGATTGCCATACAATCGGTTAGTTTTTTGTATTTTTGGTAGGTCTTAAGTATACAAACTCTTTATCACATCATCGTACTAAATTCGAAGTGATATTCAGTGCAGTTTTAGGCATCAGGCAGAAAACCGGCTTAGCCAAAAAGACTCTGTACGGGTAAAGAGGTTCAATTTTGAGGAAAACCGTTTAAGAAAAAGAAAGTGACATTATGAGTGAATCGACACCAGAAAACGGAGATAAGCTTAACCCTGATCAACAGCAGCAGCTTCTGTTTGTTATGCTTATTCAGCAGCACGAGCAGATCGCGATGATGGGCATGGGGAAAGTCCAGAATCCTGCAACCGGTAAATCGGAGCGGGACCTGAAGGCCGCCAAATATGCCATCGATACATTGATGATGCTGCAAAAGTTTACGGAAGGGAATCTTCCGGGTGAACTGGGATCCTATCTCAATCAAACCCTGACCAATCTGCGGCTTAACTATGCGGATGAGAAAAAGAAGGGAGACGGTTCTGATCAAAAAGAGAATAAAAAGGCCGATACGGAGGGCTCGAACGATAAAGAGAATTGATGTGACACAACTTACTGCAGCAGGCGGTGTACTGTATCGGCCTGCTGACGATGAACTGCTTGTTCTTCTAATCTTCAGAAATGGGGTTTGGGACCTGCCAAAAGGCAAAGCCGAAAAAGATGAAAGCGTAGAGGAGTGCGCAGCCAGAGAGGTTGCCGAGGAGGCGGGTATACCTGAGCCGGTTATTGAAACATTTTTGTGCTCAACCTATCATGAGTACGATATGAACGGTAAAAGGTACGGCAAGACCACCCATTGGTACAGTATGAGAGAAGCAACCGTATCAGAAATGCAGCCGCAGAGAGAGGAAGGAATTACAAAAGTGGAGTGGACTTCACTGCATGAAGCGATTAATAAAACCGGCTACGAAAACCTGAAAACCGTTTTGATTGCGTTTGCAGGAGTAACCGAAGACAGGGCTGGTGGTTAAGAAATCGTTGACAAGGGGGAAAGTGAGCTGGGTGAGGTTTAATAAAAAAAGCGCCTCCCCGTCTCCGGAGGGCGCTTAAAACGTTAGGTTGACTTCAGGTTAATTAATTCTGCAGTCTGAAGAAAATGGGCAGGCTGTATTGTACACGAACCGGGCGTCCGCGCTGCATGCCGGGCTTAAATTGTGCCTGGCTTACTACTCGCAGGGCTTCTTCGTCAGCGCCGCCGCCGATACCGCGGACAACCTGAGGGTTTTCAACCTGGCCTTGTTCATTCACAATAAACTGGATGTAAACGCGTCCTTCGATTCCTGCACGTCGTGCCATCTCGGGATAGCGAATCTTCTTCTGTAGTCCCTCAAGACCTCCAATCAGTTCGGGCATATCTTCAACAACCACAAAGAAATCTTCCTCTTCCTCATCTTCAGCGGGTGGTGGTGGAGGAGGCATGTCCAGGGTGCTTCCAAAATCGAGATCAGCGGAAATGTCGATGTCAACATCTTCGATAATTTCATCGTTGGGAACTTCTACCGGGACTGGGGGTCGCGGTGGCGGGGGAGGTGTTTCAATCTGTCTCGTCTGGATAATTTCCTCCATTTCAACGATCTCCTGTTCTTCCAGTACATACTCTTCCGTTTCGGCACCTGTAATGTCGACACGGACGGCTATAATACATATAACAAGAGTTACAAGGAGTCCAAGCTCCCAGAAAACAGTATAATAGTTTCTTAAATCAGCATCTGGTTTTTTGCGATCACTCATAATGCGTATAAATATTGCGGTTTAACTGAAGACAAGGCGAAGTATAAATGATTTCGCGTTAATTGTCCAACGGACAGGCCGGGTTTATATTATAAATCTCGTAAAGACCTCAACCGTTCCCGTTATATCTTTGCAGGCGTAATTTCAGCAGCTTGAGAAGGGCTGTGGCACTAAAGCTGCCAAGAATATCTGCAATCACATCATATAAACCGGCACTGCGGCCGTATGGCATCACTCTCTGAAGAAACTCAATTGTAACTCCGAATAGCGATGCAACGATAAAAATGGCAATCAGATTTGTTTTTTTCGACCCTTTTCGGGCAAATGAAAGAATGCCGTAAATAAGAGTCCAGCAAAAGAACATCATAAAATGCCCAAGTTTGTCGTATTGGAAAAGTGAATGGCTTCCAAGGTTGTCGGGAGGCATAAGGGTAAGCAGCAGAATGGCCAGTGTGGTAAGGAAAAACAGAGCATAAGAGATCTGTTTATGGCGGATAAATAGTTGAATGATACGATCGATCATGTTCAGGTAAGATGCTCGGGGCCGAAAACGTCGTCTTCTGCTAGTTGGTTATATTTTTGATGGCCGGATAGTAGCGCCTGTACTACGGAGACCGGGATATTATGAGTTATTCCTAGGTTTGCTGAAATGGTTCCCGAGAGCACATCGCCAAATCCGGCCCGTGTAAAAGGGGATGTATCGTATCCGGTTATATATTTTTTATTTCCGTAATGTATTAAAAATGTTGGATTACCCTTTAAAACTATAGAGCATTCAAATTTTTCCGAAAATTTTACGGCAGCCGCTAACCGCTCAGAATCATTCTCCTTGTCAAATACCATACCCAGATAGTTTACGGCTTCGCCAATGTGTGGAGTCAGAATCCAGTTTTTCTTTTGCTCTGAACTGATGTCTTTAAGTTCATCGAAACCGGCCAAAGCATCGGCATCCAGAATCAATGGCCCCGAATACCGTTCAAGGAGCTCCGTCAAAAATTTACGCGTCTCTGAATCGGTGCCCATACCGGGACCGGCCAAAACCACTCCCGGCTTTGATAGTACAGATGAAAGTATTTCTTCTGCATGACCCGGCTTGAACTGATCATCCGAGGGGTTTCCGACAGTTTTTTTGATGATTTGAGGCAGGTTCTTTTCGTATATCTGCAGAAGGTTTTCCGTAGTATATAGTATGACCGCTCCAGCACCCGATTTCCAGGCACTTTTGGCAGCCATGATTGCTGCACCGGTCAGCCCTTTTGAACCTGCAATAATGTGAACCACCCCGTCATCGTACTTATGTTCCGCTTTCCGGTCTATGGCGGGAATTGTGCTTTCCAGACGATTATTAATTAATACGGAATCGTACGTCATACCGTACTCCGGAAAGGGGAGGGGCACCAGATGCACCTGGCCGGTAACCTTATCGGAACCATTCAGGTAAAATCCGATTTTAACGGTTCCGAACGTAATGGTATGGCTGCCTTGCACACACACTCCCCGGATCAGGCCGCTATCCGCATCCAGCCCAGAAGGAATGTCCATTGCAAAAACAGGCAACCCGGAATCATTTATTTTTTCGATAATCCCGGCAACCGGTTCCCTGACGTCGTCTGTAAGCCCGGACCCAAAGATTCCGTCTACGATGTAATCGTAATTATTTTCCTCGGGATCATTGAATGGAGAGGAGTCAAGTATAGTAATGTTTGACTGGTAACCGATCAGTTTATGTATCAGCTTCAGATTTTTCTCCGCATCTGCCGATAGATTCTCACTGCCCATACACATCCAGACGTGTATGCTATGCCCCGACTGTTCAGAGAGATAACGTGCTGCTGCAAGTGCATCACCGCCATTGTTTCCTTTTCCGCAAATAAAGAGGCCTTTTTTACTGATACCGGCCTCCTTGCGAATAATTTCAGCCGCACCGGAGGCTGCCTGCTCCATGAGGGTAAACCCATCGATGCCAAATTCATCAATTGTAAAGCGATCTGCTTCACGGCTTTGTGCAACCGTGAAGAGCTTGTTTTCCGGTGGTATGTGAATTTGATCGCTCATTATTACCAAGGTGGTTAATAGGATCTGGCAAAAAGAACTTTTTGTTTGGAAGGCTTTCCGGTTACCATGCATGCTCCTTCAGCGGAATCACTGTTCAAGGGGATCAAGCGAATGGTTGCCTTGGTCTCCTCCTTGATACGCAATTCCGTTTCAGCGGACCCGTCCCAGTGGGCATATATAAAGCCGCCGTTTTCTATCTCTTTTTTGAATTCCTCATAGCTGTCAACCTCGCGCGTATTTTCGTCCATACGTTTTTTGGCAGCGCCGTAAAGTTCAGCCTGAATGGTTTCCAGAAGCTCTGACACATGTTCCGAGATGCCTGCGGCCGGGATAATCGATTTTTCCAGAGTATCGCGGCGGGCAAGCTCCAGGTTGCCGTTCTCTACATCGCGTGGGCCAACGGCAATACGAACGGGTATTCCCTTGGCTTCGTGTTCGGCAAATTTCCATCCCGGCTTGTAGTTGTCGCGATTATCCAGCTTAACGGTAATCCCTTTCTCTTTGAGTGATTCTTGGATCGGGCGCGCATACTCAAGTACTGTTTCGCGCTGTTCATCATCCCTGTAGATAGGAACGATCACAACCTGAACCGGCGCCAATTTTGGGGGGAGCACAAGGCCGTTGTCATCGGAATGGGTCATGATGAGTCCCCCGATAAGCCGCGTGGATACTCCCCAGCTGGTAGCCCAGACATACCGGTGTTCACCGTTACGGTCCTGAAATTTCACATCAAATGCTTTTGCAAAATTCTGCCCGAGAAAATGGGACGTTCCTGCCTGCAGTGCTTTGCCATCCTGCATCAGTGCTTCGATGCAGTAGGTATCAACGGCACCTGCAAAACGCTCCGACTCGGTTTTCAGTCCGGTCACAACCGGCATAGCCATATATTCCTCGGCAAATGTTCTGTACACTTCGAGCATCTGTTCTGCCTCTTCCACCGCTTCTTTTTCGGTTGCGTGAGCAGTGTGGCCTTCCTGCCAGAGAAATTCCATGGTTCTCAGAAAAAGGCGGGTGCGCATCTCCCAGCGCACTACATTAGCCCATTGGTTGATCAATATGGGCAGATCGCGATAGGATTGAATCCAGTTTCTGTAGGAGTCCCAGATAATGGTTTCGGACGTTGGCCGTACAATCAGCTCTTCGTCGAGTCTTGATTCCGGATCAACCTCAACTCCGCCTTCAGCACTTTGCAGCCTGCTATGCGTGATAACAGCACACTCTTTGGCAAAACCCTCCACGTGCTGTGCCTCTTTGGAAAGAAAGGATTTCGGTATAAAGAGCGGAAAGTAGGCATTTTCGTGACCGGTTTCCTTGAACATTTGGTCGAGCGCCCCTTTCATGTTTTCCCACAGTGCGTAGCCGGTTGGCCGAATCACCATGCAGCCTCTTACAGGGGAGTGTTCTGCAAGCTGAGCCTCTTTTATGACATCCAGGTACCATTGTGAATAGTCTTCGCTGCGGTTGGTAATGCGTTTAGCCATCTGTCCGGTTTAATTATGGGTAAAATTGTATATGGGATAAAATACCCTAAGAATGAGTGAAGATAAAGAGGGAGTTGTGAGATGTTTGATGGACGATGGACGATGGACGATGGACGATGGACGATGGACGATGGACGATGGACGATGGACGATGGACGATGTGTGACTTGTGACTGGTGACTGGCGATTTGGATATCACAATGGAAAACATTCAACTTATCCGTGTCCCATCTCAATTACAGAAAAAAGGTTGGAATTCGGTTTCACCATTGATTGGAAAAAGTGATATATTTTGTGCTCTCAACAATCTGAAAAAGGTTGATGATTAATCAGCTATGGCGTGGTAGCTTCCTCCCGAAAGATCGGGAGGAGTAAGAGCCTCGGATTCATATCCCGAATGCTTTCGGGGCGAAGGTTCAAGTCCCGTCATATGTGATGTAGTTTCATTTATTGATTTTTTTGAATACAAGGCGTGGCAGCTTCCTCCCGAATGTCGGGAGGAGTAAGAGCGTCGGATTCATATCCGCCGGTTGGCGGACGGGGGTTCAAGCCTTGTAAATGTGAATTTTTGATTTTATTGAATACAAGGCGTGGTAGCTCAGGTGGTAAGAGCGTCGGATTCATAACCCGGAGGCCGAGGGTTCAAGTCCCTCCCACGCTACATTAAAAGCCCAATCCAATGAAAGTTGGGTTGGGCTTTTTTTATAAAGAGAAAGGGAGAGAAATAAAAAAAAGGGGGAATCATGTATCATGTCTATGTGCTGCATTCACCGGTGTACGATAAAATCTATATCGGGTACTCTTCTGATGTAGGAGTCAGGTTCATTTATCATAACCAGGGACCAAAAAAAGGGTGGTCCAGCCGCTATCGCCCGTGGTATTTGATCTGGCTGGAAGCTTACCAAGGCAAGAAAGAAGCGATGATCCGAGAGAGACAACTCAAAAGCGCACGTGGCAGAAGGTGGATTCGCGAGGAGTTGATCAGGGCTTGCTGGGTGTAAGAGCGTCGGATTCATATCCGCCGGCTGGCGGACGAGGGTTCTTCCGAAGGAATGCCTTTGGCAAAGTCCCTCCCACGCTACATTGAAAGCCCACTCCAATGAAAGTTGGGTTGGGCTTTTTTATTGGAGAGCACGTACTTCCCAAAGAATTGTGAAACGACTATCCCAAAAACCTGCTTGGGAATTCATTGAGAATAAAAAAAGCCTGTTCAGAATAAACCGAACAGGCTTTCAGGAATTAAATGAAGTTAACAGATTATCAGGATGTCAGATCCCTGAGTGTGCCTGCCAGCTTCTGAATTTTTGCTGAATTGGATGACGATGCTGCCTGTCTTTCCAGTTCGGATGCCAGGTTATTGAGTACCCGGGATCGGCTGTTCCCATTGCTGCTTTCAGCTTCGCTGATCTGGTTGCGAACCATTGCAAGTGTATTGGCATCCAGCTCACGGTTTCGGTCGAGCTGATCCACATAGGCTCTGGCAAGCGCAAATGAGGAGGGGAAGCTGTACTGTGGCTGTCCCTGTGCGTTCAGATAATCAAAGGTAACCGTATTGGCCGCTTCAATTTCATTCGCAGTGATGAAGTCGCTTGGTGTGAGCTCAAAAATGTCGAGCCCGCGGCCGATTTCAGAGTTCACGATAACGCCGTTGTACCAGTAAACCGACCAGCTTCCCGCAGGCTGCATCACGTCTGCACTGACGGGGCCGCGGTCATGAAAGGCAATTTCAACCGGATTTTCGGGATCTGTAAAATCAAAAACATTAATTCCACCCTGGTACCACGACTGAACCATGATATCACGGTCCGGAATCGGAATCAGAGATCCGTTGTGCGCTACACAGTTTTCACGGGTAGTTTGTGCAGCGGGTAGCTTGAAGTAGCTCTCGAACTCCATGGTGCCGTTATTGATGGAAAAGATGGCATTTGCACCCCACTCCATTGGGTCGGAAGCCCGGCACTTCGGCTGTGTTCCGCCGCCCCATTCATCGGTGAAAATAACGGTGGATCCGTCATTGTTGAATGTGGCTGAATGCCAGTAGGCAAAGTTTGAGTCGGCAACCGCATCGATCCGTACAGGGTTAACCGGATCAGAGATGTCAAGCAACAGTCCGTAGCCTTCGCAGGCACCGCCGGCCAGGCCGATTTCAGGATAGAGAGTGATGTCGTGGCACTGATCGGGCCCGCGGTCTCCTCCGCGATCCCAGTTAGCCATCATCGCATCCACCATGTCCTGCAGGTTGTTTCGAAGTGTCGTGCTGTCGGCAGCCGTTGGCTCACCTTCACCGCCTCGCTGCTGTACAATTACGTTGAGTAACTGTCTCACCATACCGCCGCGAAGTACGCGTTCCTGACCAAATATTTCGGCAACGTAGGCTCCTTCCGCCTTGGCGCGTTCAATGGCAGCGATCTCTGCGGGGGCCAAGCCGTGTGTTGGAGGAGCGGCAAGATCTTCAAAAATTCTTGGTGAACTCACAATAGCGGCATCCTCCGGACTTGCCAGCGGAACCTGGATCACCTCAATGCGGAAAAGCGCACTGTTTGGATCATCTTCCGGAAAAGCAGATGAACAGCCCGGAAGTTCTTCGTCAGGCCTTACCGGCGCTGAACCTGATACGTAGATAAAAACATTTTCATCATCGTTCGGATCTTTCAACACTGAATGTGTATGAGAGCCGCGGCATGTTTGTACGTTGGCGATATATTCAGGCTGTGTGATGTCTGAAATATCAAAAATGCGTATTCCCCTGAGCCGATCGGGGCTCGCTGTTTCACGAACTCCTTCCGTGCCGCAGTCGAGCCGTCCGCCCAAACCCTCACCTGAAACAAAAAGGAGGTTCTCATAAAC
This genomic window contains:
- a CDS encoding septal ring lytic transglycosylase RlpA family protein translates to MNSASVIVRILSALSIAFLLSSCGVIRTTAPSSTPDAPALSASELETAREIQSGTASWYGPNFHGKLTANGETFNMNDLTAAHRTLPFNTVVQVENVENGRSVVVRINDRGPYVGDRVIDLSRRAAQEIDMENAGTAGVRIFLLKEGDRPVTAQNASSRETFTVQLASFSSEAEALAFSRRVEGTRVEPVPISGTTVYRVYYGRYNLADEAREAQLKLEARGIEGFVKQKEN
- a CDS encoding rhomboid family intramembrane serine protease, coding for MNLTITLIALNVIVSLSALYLDQRIFEKGLLRPYRTLRSQTWYEMITSGFLHANFSHLLVNMFVLFFFGIVIEQTLGPVHFLALYFSSLIISSAPSLIRHRDNPNYATVGASGAVQSVLFSYIFIFPTEKIMLILLPIPIPAWVFGILFVLYSVYEGKRKTGNVNHEAHIAGAFWGVVYMVLFVPNSVDHILTVFGLL
- the serC gene encoding 3-phosphoserine/phosphohydroxythreonine transaminase is translated as MKRVHNFSAGPATLPLSVLMKAQEELLDYRDSGASIIEMSHRSPQYTEVNEQAVTRLKKILGAGDEWHVLFLQGGASSQFMMSAHNFLNSERTANYIDTGTWSAKAIKEAKHYGSVHTSFSGKESGYTHIPSNSELTFTDESVYTHFTSNNTIFGTQFRSEPASGGAPLVCDASSDFLSRSLDLDKYGLIYAGAQKNLGPAGVTVVMIRTSFLERQRPEAIPTILNYKTHTAKLFNTPPVFAVYMVNLVLEWIIEKGGISYFEKINRQKADSLYGEIDKDDFYRGTVEKESRSLMNVTFRMDNEDLEKLFLTEAAKEDLVALKGHRSVGGIRASIYNACPTESVQALVEFMSEFRKKNG
- a CDS encoding DUF1015 domain-containing protein; this translates as MAIIHPFKGWLPRPEHTDEVACVPYDVISTDEAREMAHGKPNSFLHVIRPEIDLPEDVAFNDDRVYEKGAENLKNLLDSNLFYQDQKPAIYIYQLEAGSHTQTGVFTCASVQDYDNDVILKHELTRPDKEDDRTRHILTQSAHAEPVMLTFQDTEDISFQIEKVMITNSPIIEHQGEGGVVHRIWKTHTTADFVEQFSRIAHFYVADGHHRCKSASRVAEQLRNKKGIFPGEGESEYFPVVLFPMKEMQILPYNRLIVKVTDDQWTALENEFILKPSEAEAPGEKGIVCIYYKGTWYEIKLPEAASGATVDSLDAARLQNFVLNPIFGIENPRTDENIRFVGGIRGTAELRQRVDSGKADLAFSMYPTSIQELVDVSDNGELMPPKSTWFEPKIKSGFIVHTF
- a CDS encoding DUF1844 domain-containing protein — its product is MSESTPENGDKLNPDQQQQLLFVMLIQQHEQIAMMGMGKVQNPATGKSERDLKAAKYAIDTLMMLQKFTEGNLPGELGSYLNQTLTNLRLNYADEKKKGDGSDQKENKKADTEGSNDKEN
- a CDS encoding NUDIX hydrolase codes for the protein MTQLTAAGGVLYRPADDELLVLLIFRNGVWDLPKGKAEKDESVEECAAREVAEEAGIPEPVIETFLCSTYHEYDMNGKRYGKTTHWYSMREATVSEMQPQREEGITKVEWTSLHEAINKTGYENLKTVLIAFAGVTEDRAGG
- a CDS encoding energy transducer TonB, giving the protein MSDRKKPDADLRNYYTVFWELGLLVTLVICIIAVRVDITGAETEEYVLEEQEIVEMEEIIQTRQIETPPPPPRPPVPVEVPNDEIIEDVDIDISADLDFGSTLDMPPPPPPAEDEEEEDFFVVVEDMPELIGGLEGLQKKIRYPEMARRAGIEGRVYIQFIVNEQGQVENPQVVRGIGGGADEEALRVVSQAQFKPGMQRGRPVRVQYSLPIFFRLQN
- a CDS encoding VanZ family protein, which encodes MIDRIIQLFIRHKQISYALFFLTTLAILLLTLMPPDNLGSHSLFQYDKLGHFMMFFCWTLIYGILSFARKGSKKTNLIAIFIVASLFGVTIEFLQRVMPYGRSAGLYDVIADILGSFSATALLKLLKLRLQRYNGNG
- a CDS encoding NAD(P)H-hydrate dehydratase; the protein is MSDQIHIPPENKLFTVAQSREADRFTIDEFGIDGFTLMEQAASGAAEIIRKEAGISKKGLFICGKGNNGGDALAAARYLSEQSGHSIHVWMCMGSENLSADAEKNLKLIHKLIGYQSNITILDSSPFNDPEENNYDYIVDGIFGSGLTDDVREPVAGIIEKINDSGLPVFAMDIPSGLDADSGLIRGVCVQGSHTITFGTVKIGFYLNGSDKVTGQVHLVPLPFPEYGMTYDSVLINNRLESTIPAIDRKAEHKYDDGVVHIIAGSKGLTGAAIMAAKSAWKSGAGAVILYTTENLLQIYEKNLPQIIKKTVGNPSDDQFKPGHAEEILSSVLSKPGVVLAGPGMGTDSETRKFLTELLERYSGPLILDADALAGFDELKDISSEQKKNWILTPHIGEAVNYLGMVFDKENDSERLAAAVKFSEKFECSIVLKGNPTFLIHYGNKKYITGYDTSPFTRAGFGDVLSGTISANLGITHNIPVSVVQALLSGHQKYNQLAEDDVFGPEHLT
- the proS gene encoding proline--tRNA ligase is translated as MAKRITNRSEDYSQWYLDVIKEAQLAEHSPVRGCMVIRPTGYALWENMKGALDQMFKETGHENAYFPLFIPKSFLSKEAQHVEGFAKECAVITHSRLQSAEGGVEVDPESRLDEELIVRPTSETIIWDSYRNWIQSYRDLPILINQWANVVRWEMRTRLFLRTMEFLWQEGHTAHATEKEAVEEAEQMLEVYRTFAEEYMAMPVVTGLKTESERFAGAVDTYCIEALMQDGKALQAGTSHFLGQNFAKAFDVKFQDRNGEHRYVWATSWGVSTRLIGGLIMTHSDDNGLVLPPKLAPVQVVIVPIYRDDEQRETVLEYARPIQESLKEKGITVKLDNRDNYKPGWKFAEHEAKGIPVRIAVGPRDVENGNLELARRDTLEKSIIPAAGISEHVSELLETIQAELYGAAKKRMDENTREVDSYEEFKKEIENGGFIYAHWDGSAETELRIKEETKATIRLIPLNSDSAEGACMVTGKPSKQKVLFARSY
- a CDS encoding GIY-YIG nuclease family protein; its protein translation is MYHVYVLHSPVYDKIYIGYSSDVGVRFIYHNQGPKKGWSSRYRPWYLIWLEAYQGKKEAMIRERQLKSARGRRWIREELIRACWV
- a CDS encoding LVIVD repeat-containing protein; amino-acid sequence: MKRSMPSNRTIVSDTWGFARHWIVISLVAFFGAYSCAPQEATQQNTMTASYSVTPLSAATHPSPDPRVGLEAGLFDAEEAIWNLNMISTTPPPSDFVGAFNSDLAFKDNYAIQGNYNGFMVWDISDPASPELVVDFLCPASQSDVSVYENLLFVSGEGLGGRLDCGTEGVRETASPDRLRGIRIFDISDITQPEYIANVQTCRGSHTHSVLKDPNDDENVFIYVSGSAPVRPDEELPGCSSAFPEDDPNSALFRIEVIQVPLASPEDAAIVSSPRIFEDLAAPPTHGLAPAEIAAIERAKAEGAYVAEIFGQERVLRGGMVRQLLNVIVQQRGGEGEPTAADSTTLRNNLQDMVDAMMANWDRGGDRGPDQCHDITLYPEIGLAGGACEGYGLLLDISDPVNPVRIDAVADSNFAYWHSATFNNDGSTVIFTDEWGGGTQPKCRASDPMEWGANAIFSINNGTMEFESYFKLPAAQTTRENCVAHNGSLIPIPDRDIMVQSWYQGGINVFDFTDPENPVEIAFHDRGPVSADVMQPAGSWSVYWYNGVIVNSEIGRGLDIFELTPSDFITANEIEAANTVTFDYLNAQGQPQYSFPSSFALARAYVDQLDRNRELDANTLAMVRNQISEAESSNGNSRSRVLNNLASELERQAASSSNSAKIQKLAGTLRDLTS